The Pristis pectinata isolate sPriPec2 chromosome 12, sPriPec2.1.pri, whole genome shotgun sequence DNA window TATTGTGAATACTATCGACGCTTTCCGTTGATATTTTTAGCATCCACAGAAGTAGGCTTTTGAAAGTACAGCAGTTCTTCAGCCAATATTCCGGAAATAAATGCTGCTTATGGACTTTCTCACCCAAAAACACTGGAGAACTTTCTTTCCCCAAACAATTAGTTCCATCTGCGCTGCTAAGTGAAGCCCTTCAGAAGTTTAAAATCAAGTGCACAGGAAACATAAGATTTTCTTCTCCTATCAAAAAGCTGATCTATGcaccattaacatttaaaagtaaatttATCATACATAGTAAATGGTGTAAACCATTACACTTACCTTTTGTTCAATGTTTTCTTCCAATGGCTTCTCTGGATTTTCTAACGAAGTATCAAACAGTTCAAATACCTTTTGCCTGTAAAACAAATTAGGATTAATTGATACGAAAGTGAGCAGTAAAATTAAGGTATATAATACTGGATTTAAACTTTATGCATGAGGAACAGATTTGACAATTATTTGGCAACATTACTAGAATCAACACTTCTTAGCCAGTTTACTCCCAATGATGGCAAATAATAGACAAACATTGTGAAAGTACCAGGACAATGGTGTTTTCAGAATTCACAACTTACTTTTTAAAATACTCTCAACAATTTTATTCTGCTTTCCTGAAAGCACAGACTCTTTGCTCATTTATGAACACATTCTCCTGGATGCCATTCACAGCTGGCCTTGGTTATGACCTTTGTTACTGAACTGTTAAGTGCCTAACTGCACAAACTTTGTTTAAACATTGCAGGAGATTTATCAGGAGATGGAACTCTATCCAGCTTTCCATCCCTTAAACCCTAAGTACACCAAGATAAACTACTGTGGGAATTGCTGTGAGATCACTGagatgcacctgaacccacagctaCTGTTTCAGACATCAGATCAGACATCCGGAGAGTGTACCCACGgcaagcatctggcccggatggtgtccccggCTGTGTCCTTatatcctgcacagatcagctggcaggggtacttgcagacatttttaaacctctccttacttcaatctgaggttcccacctgctttaagaagacaactatcatcctggtacctaagaaaaataaggtaaaatgccttaatgactatcgcctggtgcctctaacatccaccatcatgaagtgcttcaagaggctggtcatggcacgcatcaactcccagacaacctcgacacaatgtaattcacctactgccgaaacaggtccacggcagatgccctctccctagccctacactcatctctggagcatctggatagtaaagacacctacattagactattgtacattgactacagctccatcttcaatactataattccaagcaaactcatctccaaactcctagacctgggactcaacacctccctttgcttctggatacttgacttcctgaccaacagattgcaatcagtaaggataggcagcaacacctctgccacaattatcctcaacgctggtgcctcacaaggctgcgtcctcagctccctactctactccgtGTACACTCATGACATtgtggccagattcagctctaactccatctacaggtttgcaggtgacaccactacAGTGAgctaaatctcaaataacgatgagtcagaatacaggaaggagatagagaacctagtgacatggtgtcctgacaacaacctttccctcaatatcagcaaaacaagagagatggtcattgacttcaagaggggggtggtgcacacagtcctgtttacatcaatggtgctgaggttgagagggttgagagattcaagttcctaggaatgaacatcaccaatagcctgtcatggtccaaccacgtagacaccacggccaagaaagctcaccagtgcctctacttcctcaggaggctaaagaaatttggcatcccctttgaccctcaccaatttttattaacgcaccatagaaagtatcctatctggatgcatcacggcttggtatggcaactgctctgcctgtgaccgcaagaaactgcagagagtcttggacacagctcagcacatcatggaaaccagcctcccctccacggactctgtctacacttcttgctgcctcagtaaagcagccagcataatcaaagactccacccaccctggacattctctcttctcacccctcccatcaggcaaaagatacaaaagcctgcaagcacgtaccaccaggttctaggacagcttctatcctgctattataagactattgaacggtcccctagtatgataagatggactcttaacttcacaatctacctcgttatggccttgcaccttattgtctgtctgcattgcactttctctgtgattgtaacactttattctgcattctattattgttttcccttctactacctcaatgccttgTAACAAAGCGAGCTGTattgatggcaggcaaaacaaagtttttcactgtacctcggtacatgtgacaataataaaccaatttaccaattttactaaTTTATTTAAGAGGAGGATAGAAATTACAGTGTTATACTGCAATAACTGCATGAATGGCCTGACATTCTTcacaatacacaaaaatcatGCAAATATATTACTGTGGCCTCCCAgtagtcccattccccttgcaacttattctccctcatgtACCCATAAAGGACAAAATCCAAATCAGAGTTAGTTAAATTTTTActgtacagcgtcctcaggctGAAGTGAAAGCATCCCTCAATCTGTCATCCTGGGCTTCCATTTTACATAGAAAAGGGATAGCAAGAGGGATAGGTTTGTCAAGTGATAAATATAAATCTACCATTCCATGAACTTTAGAAAAGTCCACCAACCAACAGAAAAATTAGTTTCCAAAAACAACTGACATACAGCTTCCCAAGTAGGATATTATATCATTTTCCCAACCAAACATGCATAAAAATGTTAAAGAAGATTcattaaaattagaaaattaaaaacttacatctcatcttccattatATTTTCTGAATTTTTCAGTATAATACTGTTCTTTTCCCATGAATTCTTCTCAGGGTCTGGTGGCTGGATTTTTGCTGACATCAGGACTATTGTTTCATCATTTACCACACAACCCCGCTCATGATTTCTCTTCAGGCATAGTTCAACTGGGCACTCCAGAAACAGTTGCAAGAAGCCTATAGAATCTTTTAGAAAATATGCAGTCGTTGATTGTTTTATCTTAAGCATAATTTCTGCAATTATTATTATGAAATAGAAATTCTACTACTGTGCTCACCCACCTGGAATTTTGATTTCACTAAAATTAATgggtagaaaaaaaatcactggctaGTTCGTGCAGAAGCGCAATTCCTACTACAACATTTTAATCCATTTAAAGGACAATACAAGTAATGGACATTGCAGGATTAGCACAAATCAATCCCATGCCAGATACAGCACATCTCAGATGCAATATGAAGCATAGTTTACATGTTCCAGTAAATGTCCATTCCTGTCTTGTACTTTTCTGAATTTGATATTTTACACATATCTTCTTTGAATGAGATAATCACTGAGGCATCAAACACTGACTAATAGTCTTCACATATAGCACTCCTCACTCCCCAACAATCCATCACCATCACCACAAATACCAGCTTCCTCTTCCTTTCTGAGCTCAAGTGGCCTTTCTTTATCTTGGAACTTAGACAGCACAGCAAATCTcataatattctccaatccatcACTGCCTCAACTACACGAAAAATTGTTTATTAATTTATTCAATGTAGTGTATCACAGCTGAACTCAGTCCTGCTTGTTCAATTTCCACTCTAATGCAGATTATTATATAGACATCAAGTACAAAAACTGGCAGATTTTTCCCCTCTGTAGTCCATGTCAATGGAATCAGCCAAGCTACTTCATTGCTGCCCAGCTCAACAGGTTGATTAGACTTGGATCCTTCCTACTTTGTACACTCCAGTAACATATTAGGTTTACTTTGCACTATCTCATTGAAGGAGTCTGTCAGAACTGGTTTGAAGTTGCATACAATAATTTTATAATTATCCTAAAAATCTGGCTATTATTTATAAGCTTTCTTGAGATAAGAGCAAGTAGAAGCCAAACCACAGCCTGGGACAACAAAGTTCACGATTCTTACAATCCTAATCACTTCAATAGTACAACAAATCTCATCGGAACACATTCCAGTCTATCACTATCTTAACTTTTAGATGAACATTTTACAACTTCCCCATTAGTACTCAAGTTAATCAAAACAGCAAAACATAACCTTGATTTACAATGCTTTATCTTTGGTTcaataattacaaaaaaatgatggccttcaaagaaatttaaggcacagaagcagacccatTACACCTTCTAGTCCTTCTGAACCACACCAGAGGCCAGAAGATTCTTTGCAACCATGCCATTTGCTGATTCTATATCATCATTTTAAGGCAAATGAGTTAGCATCAAAATCTTACTTGAATataccagaaaaaaaattgtcactGAACCAGCAAACCCTAAAGCACTAAATTAGAATAAAATGctacacaaaagactgcagaaccTCCAACCTTAAGCATGGGTAAAGATGTTAAATGGTTACATCAACCCTGCATTTACAAAAAATACTATGTTTTGTTACTGAGGCTGTTGCAAGTaatgttaattttcatttacattggTAGACCAACCATAAATATACTGCTACTGGGAACTTACTTCGCCTCACCATCTGGTACACCTCATATCTCATACTTTGATAGTAGAAGTTGTCATCCAAAATTATAACCAAGGGCTTTGAATGTTTGATGCAAATTGTGTACTGCTGAACTCCAGGCTGGGTTTCTCCAGAGATAATTTGCTGTTGTTTCAGTGACTGAATGAAGCATTCCCACACCATGTCATGTTCATTGCCAGAAAGAGAAAGGTGGCCGTTCCCATTAATAGCCTGAATTAAGCATTCAATATATACCAGCAGTTTATGTCTGTACAATTTCCAAAATGAACTctgcaaatcaaaataaaacaaatttaaaagcaaaaactgTACAACACTTGGCATTCAGCGCAAAATAAGCACAAACTTCCTTCAACCTGGACTGAGTTGATGGAACTAAAACATGAAATACCAAAGGCATATTTAGACTATATATATTACTCCTTGGTGGACTTTTAAGTCTGCATGTTAAGAGTTAATTTCATTCAGAATGGATAATCATTATTTTATTCTCAGTCTGATAATGTACATCCAACACATCAGACAGGTCCAAAATATATCCACCATACCTGCTTGAAATATGTTccattaaaatgaaaacagattcaACATTTGGTCCATGTTTGTTTCAAAAGGAATGAAAGGAGTGAACAGAGAGATGTTGCTCTCACCTCCTTAAAAAATCCAAGGTTATCAGATCTCTCCCATGCTCTTACAACATCAGAGAGATATTGTGCCTCGCTTTTGTGTtaaaaacaaggataagaattagCAGGGCTTAGAACATCAAACAGCAGCTTGCACTGAACTACTCCaacttgggcagcacagtggtgcagctagaagagccactgcctcatagcaccagagacccaggtttaatcctaaactcaggtcctgtctgtgtgaagtttgcacgtttcctcatgaccatgtgggtttcctccaggtgctctgtttcttcccgtatcccaaagacatttgggctagtaggttaattggccactgtaaattgcccctagtatagaTGTGTTGTAggatcagggggagttgatgaggttagggggagaataaaaatatgggattaatgtaggattagtgtaaatgagtagtTGATGATTGGCgtggactcaatggactgaagagcctgtttctgtgctgtatgtcatTATAAACATAGATGGCCTGATTTAGACTCTGTGCCTCATTAAAATTTTTCATACAAATTTCAGCAATAAGATTTTGAACACATAAATTTTTTAATAGATTCACAGAATTCTGAAACTTTAAATGTTGCTCACAATTAAAGTGACTTGGAGCTTTTGATGTTGAGTTTTGGTTTTGAAATACACTGAAGGTCATTGAAGTTTTAGGGTAACTATTGTGTAACAAGAAAATACCAAATCTTCCAGAGCTTTTCGTGAAGAGAATTAAAATCCAGGAATTTAACCTGAAGAAAAGGAGGTTCAAAGAGCATAGGACTGAGATCCTCAAAATGATAATGGAATTGAACTACAGTCCAGTTAACATGATAATTTCTTAAAGCAAagtttttccatattttcttgGCGAAATTTTGCCTCCCGATGTACATCCATGTTGAGGTTGCAGGCCAACATTGAATGTATGAGCTTAATAGTTTATTTTCAAAGCAAATACTATGTACTTAATGAGTTCTAATCCACACATTTTACGTACATTACATTTCACTGCACCTTTCTTTGCACTGCTTGCACAAACATTACTAGCacaagaaagtaaaaaaaaatgctgatgctggaaatccaaaataaaattagaaaatgctggaagttatcaaaaagtctggcagcatctatggagaatggTTTCATGAATGCttatcgatctgaaacattgattttttttctctcactacAGGTGATGCCTACCCTGTATAGTACAAACATGGGGACACTGCCAGCTCCTTAAAAGTGTAACCCATTATGCCATAATTCTGCATACTTTGTTAGACATTTGAAAACTTTTCTGAATCTGCTTCTATTAACCCCTTAAgcatttaattccagattattctAAAATACTAAACATTTTTCATGGCTTTACCTCTCCCTATGTCCAGCCGCATAAACTCTCCAAGACAGCTGTATCCCTCCAATTAGGTCAGCTTCAGCTGCTAAGGACCCTAAATTCCACAAATCTCTCTGTacctttccctttcctttcacCTATAAGACTCTCCTGGAAACCCATATCTTTGAACAAGTTACAAacaagatcctggaggaactcagtggatcaggcagcatccgtggagggaaacagacagttgatgtttcagtcgacccatcatcagaatctaCATcttcttccagatgaagggtcttgacccgaaacttcaactgcccatttccctccacagatgctgcctgacccgctgacttcctccagcatcttgtttctttaaattttttttttaaattttatttacagcgtggtaacaggcccttccagcccaacgagtccacgccgcccattttaaacccaaattaacctacccgtacgtctttgcaatgtgggaggaaaccggagcacccagaggtaacccacgcagacacaggagaacgtacaaactccttacagacagcgacgggaatcgaacctcaatcgctggcgccgtaataacgtcgcactaaccgctatgctaccgtgctccagattccagcatctgcagtctcgagtCCCCTCTTTGAACAAGTCGCCAGTCATCCAACAGAGACACAtcagggactgcagatgttggaaatctggagcaaaacacacaaaatgctggaggaactcagcaggtcaggcagcatctatggagggaaattaagtTGATGTTCCATCCGCCAGAACAGGCGGGATCTCCCAGTGGtgggccattttaattccactttccattcccactctgacatgTCTGTTCACAACCTCTTCTATGCAACATTGAGACCAGACACAAGTTGAAGGAGTAGCACCTTACATtgtgtcttggtagtctccaacctgacagcatcaacatcgatttctccaacttccagtaaccactcccctctgttttcctccacCCCACCTTTGTTTCCCTCCTgtttccccctttgttttcctccCACCcatgttttcccttttcctgtaGCCCTCTcacctttttcccctcccccaccctcacgacctgcccacctcctttcctttattccatggtctactgtcctctcctgtcagattcctttttttcagccctttgcctcttccacctatcatctccgaacttctcacatcattcccttttagcccccctcccctacctacctacctaccttccccccccctcacctggactcacctatcagcctgtactcctccccctcccttttattctggcttctaccctcttcctttccagtccagatgaagggtttcggttCGAAAACGTCAGCTGTTCAttttcttccatagatgctgcctgacctgctgagttcctccagtattttgtgtgttgcgccAGTCATCCGAACCAACATCCTCCTCTTATGCAACTGAGGTCAATTTATGAAGACAAAacagactgctgatgctggaaactgggacaaaaaaaacacaacccTGGaacttccagcgttctgttttgtttttaaggtCAATTTATGTTTGACAAGCACACTGGAATACTCTAGTGCCTGGAAGGGGCCTGTTACCAAGAGTTTGGCAAATATACGTCGTTACTGCAACGCATAGATTGATAGTTTGCTGCTCTTGTGAAGGCAggttataattttaaaatgct harbors:
- the LOC127576976 gene encoding L-seryl-tRNA(Sec) kinase isoform X2 is translated as MVWECFIQSLKQQQIISGETQPGVQQYTICIKHSKPLVIILDDNFYYQSMRYEVYQMVRRNSIGFLQLFLECPVELCLKRNHERGCVVNDETIVLMSAKIQPPDPEKNSWEKNSIILKNSENIMEDEMQKVFELFDTSLENPEKPLEENIEQKERDRAICAASALHQADQAFRRLVSQTMKTAKAKKLSKCNLKLLSEELNKLKTVLLEDLRHLTSQGNPIKLYGDVDVIVQEATHEFNQKKEAILRSFLKSTS